The Triticum urartu cultivar G1812 chromosome 5, Tu2.1, whole genome shotgun sequence genome contains the following window.
cggctgtgttgccggcgaggacaactattcattttggaggctggctgtgttgccggcgATGAACGTGTAGGCTGCTGGCTCTGTTGGCGGCGTGATGAACCGGGGCCGCTGGCCTGAACTAGGGCTTGGCATTTGAAACGTTCTTTTGGTTTTTAAATAGACACGGACAGAATGGGGCAAATGGATGCAGCCGCGCGTTGGGCGCATGGCCACTGCATCCTAGGACACGCCCGGACACAACCCCAAATCCCTACCCAGACGGATAGAATCCGGacaaaacggacgtccgtttggggtcgcCACGATGGAGTTGGCCTTAGAGACCAGTGGCCGGGCCAAGTCTCGGCACTAGTCGATGAAGGCGGTGAGGGAGGTCTCTGCTTCGGTAGCCTTTGGCGGTGAGAAGCGACTTACAACTGACGACTTGAGGCAGAGACTACGTTCGTGGCCACCACATGATGGCTTGATTTGGTGGTGCTTCTCTAGTACCCAATCTCGAGCTTCAGGGTGAAAATCTAAGATTTGATCTAATTGATTATACTTGGCAACGGAAGCATTGATCGAATTTGCTCAGACTTTATCTTTATGGTCAAACCCAAGATTTGATCTTTGATGATTGGATCAGACGACGACATCGCTTAAGCATCGTTTCCTTCGTGTAGGAATTGCTGCTAAAGAACATTTCTCGTTGCCTATGTGATGTTAAGAGATGTTTGGTGCAGATGTTTGTTGTTGTGGTTCTTCGACCGATGTTTTGGTACAGACTTTTTTCCTTTTCCTTCGCCTCAGCGGAGCTTTGGTCTTGATTGTGGACTGTGTGCTCATTTTTTTGTATTTGCTTGATACATTATTTTTGGTCAATACAATTTTTTTAACATTAGTATAGACACAAGCGTTTATATACACGCGtatacactcatccctatgaacggACACACACCCTACCTCTATGAGCACCTTTAAAAGATTGAGCCGatatatcatcttgagatttacgaagtcaccgtaggcgcctcgtcgtcgacagAAACGTCTATTTTCATTGAATGTGCATcaccggaaatcctgaaataaatgcGAGTATGAGGATTTTAAAGCCTGATGGACTGGGGATATCAGAGATTGGTTCATCAATAAAATTTCCTTTGTTTCAACCATAAAAAGATTGCATCTTACTTTGTACTACTAATAAGGTGAACAGCACGTAGGCGCACCCTGCAGTCCGACGCCATAATGTGTGGTTGGGACGTGAGGTGTCGATGCCGCGATGGGACGTGAGGTGTCGACCACTGGCCCAAAGCCCCTCCCACCGTGTGGCAGCTTCCAGTGGTTTCCGCAAGTGTAGTCAGTGAAGCACTCCGAGTTCTGGAAGTCTTTTCTTGATGGAAGAAGCTCTTTCGAGTACAGTACTAATTTTCGCTCTAGGCTTGTCCTGAACATGAACGGGTGGAGTAAGAGCAACTTCAACGAGCCGACTCAAACAGACGGTATTTTTGTCTGCTTTTTGTTTGTTTGGATCAGCCGCTCACCCGTCGTCCGCTTTCTTTTAATTTTGGGTCGGCAGTGTGCCCAATGGACTGACTCATTTCATGACCGTGCGCGTTTAAGATCATGCCGTCGTCTTGGTTTTGGCGCTCCAGGGCGCGGAAAAGGTTCGCGCGCGGGGGGAAAGCGGCCTAGCACGTGCTGGTTTTGGTGCTCCAGCGCGCGGGAAAGATTCGCGCGCGTCGCGGCCAGCGCTCGTTATAAAGAAGGCGCTCCCTTCACACTCTGTCCACCGCCCACTCTCGCCGCCTCTGCGCCACCATGTTGATCCGCCGCCTGGGCGCTTCGGATTTTCGCGGAGTCCGCGAGCGCCGCTTCGGCGCCTTCTCCTCCGACATCTGGTTTCGCGAGAAACGTCTCGTCCTCGGCACCTTCGACACTGCAGAGGAGGCGGCCCGCGCACacgacgcggcggcgtggcgcctccTGAGGCCTCGTCGGGATATGAATTTTCCCGACGTGTCAAGCCAGCGGGCGCAGGATCTGGCGCCTCTCCCGCGGCTTTTCACTGACGAGGATCGTCGTGTCCACCGAAGGCGGCAACGTCGCCTCGCCATCGCAGAGAAGAACGTGGAAGCCTTGGTGGTGTGGCGCGGAGGCTTCCCGCAGGACATCGTCGACGAGCGCCAGTTCTACGAACAATTGAGATCGGAGAGAaacgcgaggaggagggagcgagCCGCCTATCGGGAAGACAAGCGTTCGCGGAAGCAGGCAACTCAATTGAAACTAAAGCTATGAGAAACGTCGGGTTGGGACTTTGAAGACGAGCAGCTTGCTGGCGCCTATCTTcagacgtcggaggaggacattacCGAGTCAGAGTCAGAAAGCGACGAGTAGTGATCTTTTCCTTTTATCTGTGTACGCTAGAATGTACTGAAAAAATGGCCGGCGGCGTCGGCAACGTAGCAGGCGGGCGAGGGTGTGAATCCACAGTGCCACCGACAAGCGGGCCCGGTGAGGAAAGAGAGTGAGCGCGCACGTCCGTCTTGTGTCCCCGCCGACGCAAATCAAACTCAAAAATAGACCAGAAATGGGTTGGCAGACGGACGAAAACGAACACGCGTCCGCTTGAGTCGGCGTGGAATCGAACGGCCACGGATGAAATGAGTCGCCCCATTGAAATTGCTCTAACCTCTGATTTTCGAAGACCACGATCTATCTAATTCATCGATCTGGCCGCGGCCTAGGAATGATGACTGATCAGCACCAATTACCGAATGACCCGCAAAATTTTGTTCTTACCGATTTTAAAGTGGACACTTCATCATGTTTTCACGTGATTCCGTGCACAATGTCAACCGCGAACGAATAACCGCACACGTCCTCCTAGACAGCCTCTAATCCAACGGCTTAATTTACACGAGCAAGTACACGATCGGGCGCCGTCACGCCACAGGTACAGGTATGAGACTAAACAAAAAGCTGGCCAACATGTGACGGATCCTCACACGATACGGTGCGCACACCGGCCCGCATGGAGACAGGCGAAACCGAAATCGAGCTTTGACTTCGGGTATCTACCAGCTCACGCCCGGGCCGTCGGATCCGTCTACGCGGCAGCTTCCCGTGCGGCGCCGGGATCCCGAGGGAACCCGCGCGGAAGCCGCGCCACGGGGCCCGCGACACCTGTGGCACGCCGCGGCCGCGGACAGCGGCCACGTCCCGGTCGGGGCCGTCGGAATCCGACGGCGACGCCGCGCCCAAAAGGCCCCCCGATCGATTGCACGCGCATCTCCCGCTTGTCCCACTCCCCGGCTATAAAACCCCGCCCCCGCCGCGCAAACTGGCAACGACGACCCAGCCGGCAGGCAACCAAGAAACAGCTGCTGCTTTATTAGCTTCTTCCATCCATCCCAAAGATCACAGGGCGAAGAGAGGAAGGGAGTGATATTTTTCCGAGGAGGGGAGTGGAAGGAGATCGATCGGTCGAGAACCGAAGATGTGCATGGACCGATCCCCGGTGCCGGCCAAGAAGATCTGGCTCGCCATCGCCTCCCGCCTCGGCCTCCGGCCAACAGCCGGTACGCTccaacttcttcttcttcttagctCGTCGATCGTCCTCTTTCTTGCCAACGGCTGCATCTTGTCTCTCTTCGTCGTCGGCGAGTTTCTTGGATTTGTTTCTGACGGATCGGTCGGTTGCAGGGCTGAGGAAGCTGAGGAAGGAGGTGAGGACGTGCGAGTACCGCGACGTGCACATCATGTGGGAGATGCTGAGGGAGATGGACTCCCCAGTGCCCCTGGAGGAGaaggaggccgccgccgccgcggccgtcGCGGCGGCCGCCGGCGCCAGGAAGAAGAAGGCGGCGTGGAGCCGCTTCGTCTACTACTGCTGCGCCTTCTGAGCTCCACAGGATGTGATCGATGAACGCGGAAACTGGACAGCTAGCTGGCTGGAACCGCGCCGTCAGAGTTAGAGCAGGCTAGCAGAGAGGCCGTATGTAGATAGAAACAGCACTGGCCCTCTCACAGGCTGTGCGAATAACCAAACGCGTGTGTATCCGTCCCAAATGGTCCATTGGAGATCGATCATCGTTGTGCGCAAAACAGGATTCAGATTATGAGGATGTGAATTCAGAGGATGGTGAACGAGATGTGCGGCCTACAGCCAAAGAAATCGTATTCTCTTGCCTCAAGAACCACCATATTACCGGCACGTAGGGCTCCCTTTTCCCCGGAGCAGAGAGAAGAGAGCGATGTTTGTAGTAGTAATTTGTACAAAGAAAATTAAGAAAAAAATCTATAACATCGGATCTTGCCCCTAAACTTGTTTGTTTGATCTAGCCAATTAATCTTCTTAAAATTGGTTTGCCTTTTCACTATTGTTTGTGGTGATGATTTGTCTCCACTGCGACGATGTCACTTGATTTTGCAtgttgttgttgttttg
Protein-coding sequences here:
- the LOC125506004 gene encoding uncharacterized protein LOC125506004; translated protein: MCMDRSPVPAKKIWLAIASRLGLRPTAGLRKLRKEVRTCEYRDVHIMWEMLREMDSPVPLEEKEAAAAAAVAAAAGARKKKAAWSRFVYYCCAF